The following are from one region of the Colias croceus chromosome 4, ilColCroc2.1 genome:
- the LOC123691475 gene encoding uncharacterized protein LOC123691475 has protein sequence MPFRTPRRRISPRTKRRVRAIKDFFRKTLGTSSQTDCKTTSSIIISVSDLKSKIDIIEQQLDKVSKHCRDLSCLENSIKRAESTTISNEKRSLSAGTSSKKSLRGVETRIIYKTPKQDYIKSDESEYTVKYPPNVTKKTIQSRSSPPKYNQDIEDRSTKQNRNIEKSVKKQHIMSSIRPDKQKMYRATSSINLYSPKDKDRIDPTCSGYHRSSKHKASHYAERATHHEQRERIKNDLRDAQVNDHHKSRRKKHKLPDLDEEFIADIIRRQYKPVQLFGRRLSDYSQFSAPVCRDQEFSNRNDIEEGSELCSCCYEGQRRVSHRYCNKHDLSDMRSICDARLYSSKRHKRYKQAYINDYNDSTVYDLVPVKEKTSPKSRRKFIEETSVPYECYKEVPPSPRTHRPRLNLKTQHYDYEDSIAPKRRNKNLPSRSHKHNDIDEASEHSDNSLQDFNQYNLHKKEMLRPNCTEQHNINNDTLITHITESTTNKTDQALFEIKDILQSFLQEIKKETTLSNTQINSEPTKSPEKQTDSKNIPSQVPNTGQNFCNDNNLGQCPVPPFMSPFTNPCCYPILPICPINYSPNGYVLPTPSYTCANCANSSKETTCHNNKSTTNHKQPQSFDETQELIKEIYKFVAQSPNTPTSKRFNHANDHTVNIEKKILTSRSVGSSNASKRDVMVETPQMKCYSKSCEAIGSRMTTATCYSTNPSYSDTVLEKLSLEVSDSSSEYELDKEPIEKMKGHKFSRVLRKIGLFKRKKKDVIEEVSESDSTVEAKIRGNSKPPFPQHIMDYSVHRQEYFHPPPLPEKRYCHAHDVSHRHACGDDGCGPRTSPYNPYKHRQCPHDHSTPHCYHMQPREAAPCCNNDYDPRYNYVPKPPQVPLCLKEIEVKSTGTQSDRKMSIFKKFKKKTQPPPIRRPVMMQQQHSGGTQTAKENNVLFNWKTLQQKAKQASSNSDPMKFSLKTQKQLAEGDMKLRNAMLKKLFYKRNPFSPRNLIVRTLLGKDKSSWGEPPKMYRPRMFI, from the exons ATGCCATTTCGTACTCCTCGGCGACGTATCTCGCCTAGAACCAAGCGCCGAGTTCGAGCTATCAAAGATTTCTTCAGAAAAACACTTG gaacaTCATCTCAGACGGACTGCAAAACAACttctagtataattattagtgtatctgatttaaaaagtaaaatagatATCATAGAACAACAATTAGACAAAGTAAGCAAACATTGCCGTGATTTATCCTGTCTCGAAAACAGTATTAAGAGAGCAGAGAGCACAACGATAAGCAATGAAAAGCGATCACTCAGCGCTGGTACGAgtagtaaaaaaagtttaagaGGTGTGGAAACaagaattatatataaaactcccAAACAAGACTATATAAAATCCGACGAAAGCGAGTATACAGTAAAGTACCCGCCTAATGTTACGAAGAAAACAATTCAGTCACGTTCATCGCCTCCCAAATATAATCAAGATATTGAAGACAGATCAACTAAACAAAACAGGAATATCGAAAAATCTGTTAAGAAACAGCATATTATGTCCAGCATACGTccagataaacaaaaaatgtatagaGCTACCTCAAGTATTAATCTTTATTCGCCAAAAGATAAAGATAGAATTGATCCAACTTGTTCTGGATATCATCGTAGTAGCAAACACAAAGCATCACATTACGCTGAGAGAGCGACTCATCACGAGCAAAGAGAAAGGATAAAAAATGACCTTCGAGATGCTCAAGTTAATGATCATCATAAAAGTCGCAGGAAAAAACACAAACTACCAGACTTGGACGAAGAATTCATAGCTGATATCATAAGAAGACAATACAAGCCTGTACAACTGTTTGGTAGGCGATTATCGGACTACAGTCAGTTTTCGGCGCCAGTTTGTCGTGACCAGGAATTTTCGAATCGTAATGACATCGAGGAAGGAAGTGAATTATGTTCTTGTTGCTATGAAGGACAACGCAGAGTCAGTCATCgatattgtaataaacatGATCTGAGCGACATGAGAAGCATCTGTGATGCACGCTTATATAGTTCGAAAAGGCATAAACGATACAAACAAGCGTATATAAACGATTACAATGATTCCACTGTCTATGATTTAGTTCCCGTAAAAGAGAAAACAAGTCCGAAATCTAGACGAAAATTTATTGAAGAAACTTCGGTTCCATATGAATGTTATAAAGAAGTTCCTCCATCGCCTAGAACGCACAGACCCCGTCTTAATCTAAAAACTCAACATTATGATTACGAAGATAGTATAGCACCAAAACGtcgtaataaaaatttaccaTCTCGATCTCATAAACATAATGATATCGATGAGGCAAGTGAACACTCAGATAACTCTTTACAAGACTTTAACCAATACAATTTGCACAAAAAGGAGATGTTAAGACCGAATTGTACTGAGcaacacaatataaataacgACACCCTAATAACACACATCACTGAATCGACAACAAATAAAACGGATCAGGCCTTGTTTGAAATAAAGGATATTTTACAAAGCTTTTTGCAAGAAATCAAAAAGGAAACTACTCTAAGCAACACTCAAATAAACAGCGAACCAACAAAATCTCCAGAAAAACAAACAGATTCAAAAAATATCCCCAGCCAAGTTCCGAACACTGGACAAAATTTTTGTAATGACAATAATCTCGGCCAGTGTCCAGTACCTCCTTTTATGTCACCGTTTACGAACCCTTGCTGTTATCCAATTCTTCCTATATGTCCTATCAATTACTCTCCAAATGGTTATGTCCTTCCTACACCAAGTTACACGTGTGCAAATTGCGCAAACAGTTCGAAAGAAACAACTTGTCATAACAATAAATCCACCACTAATCACAAACAGCCTCAATCTTTTGATGAAACTCAAGAACTTATAAAAGAGATTTACAAATTTGTTGCACAAAGTCCAAATACTCCAACTTCGAAACGCTTCAATCATGCTAACGATCACACCGTGAacattgaaaagaaaatattaacatcTAGAAGCGTTGGCAGTTCCAACGCATCTAAACGAGACGTCATGGTCGAGACACCTCAGATGAAATGTTATTCGAAAAGTTGTGAAGCAATTGGGTCAAGAATGACTACAGCTACTTGTTACTCGACTAATCCTAGTTATTCTGATACTGTTTTAGAAAAACTCAGCTTAGAAGTATCCGACTCGTCATCGGAATATGAACTTGATAAGGAGCCCATTGAAAAG ATGAAAGGACATAAGTTCTCCAGAGTATTACGTAAAATTGGTTTGTTTAAACGAAAGAAGAAAGATGTTATAGAAGAAGTCAGTGAAAGCGATAGCACAGTCGAAGCTAAAATCAGAGGTAACTCTAAACCACCATTTCCACAGCATATTATGGACTATTCTGTTCACAGGCAAGAGTATTTCCATCCACCGCCGCTACCCGAGAAGAGATATTGTCATGCACATGACGTATCACATAGACATGCGTGCGGTGATGATGGTTGTGGACCAAGAACATCACCATATAATCCCTACAAGCACAGACAATGTCCACATGATCATTCAACTCCACACTGCTACCATATGCAACCGAGAGAAGCAGCGCCATGTTGTAATAATGATTACGACCCACGTTATAATTACGTACCTAAACCTCCTCAAGTTCCACTGtgtttaaaagaaattgaaGTAAAAAGTACCGGTACTCAGAGCGATAGAAAGATGtcaatattcaaaaaattcaaaaagaaAACGCAACCGCCACCAATCCGTCGTCCAGTTATGATGCAGCAACAGCACAGCGGCGGGACACAGACTGCCaaggaaaataatgttttgttcAATTGGAAAACTTTGCAACAGAAAGCTAAGCAAGCGAGTAGCAATTCAGATCCAATGAAATTTTCCCTCAAAACTCAAAAGCAACTCGCCGAAGGTGATATGAAATTAAGAAACGCGATGTTGAAGAagctattttataaaagaaatccCTTTTCTCCGAGAAACTTAATTGTTCGTACTTTGCTCGGTAAAGACAAATCCAGTTGGGGTGAACCCCCAAAAATGTATAGACCACGAATGTTTatatag
- the LOC123691311 gene encoding uncharacterized protein LOC123691311 — protein MFTVSMISKLALLTKSALRPAGNMLKALPPCRATVRSAGDYIPPTQYDVPIPRRLYLTYVLTVYWETVPLFLVTCTSLTLMVISIAWAVNNKVDVVYTTHNRECISRTMDLRNPSIHKMLLINQRYEPWPEMQDVLDKMTSAEKRAAKRAEMCSHP, from the exons atgtttacagTCAGTATGATCTCAAAATTAGCATTATTAACTAAAAGCGCCCTCCGGCCTGCAGGGAATATGCTAAAAGCCCTACCACCGTGTCGTGCGACTGTCAGGTCGGCAGGTGACTACATTCCTCCCACACAGTACGATGTTCCAATCCCTCGGAGACTATACCTCACTTATGTGCTAACCGTCTATTGGGAAACCGTTCCCTTATTCTTGGTCACTTGCACCAGCCTGACGCTTATGGTTATTTCTATAGCTTGGGCAGTTAATAATAAG GTGGACGTGGTCTACACAACCCACAACCGTGAATGCATATCCCGAACAATGGACCTGCGGAACCCAAGTATCCACAAGATGCTCCTCATCAATCAGCGCTACGAACCCTGGCCCGAGATGCAGGACGTTCTTGATAAAATGACGTCAGCGGAAAAAAGAGCGGCAAAACGCGCTGAGATGTGTAGCCACCCCTAA
- the LOC123690903 gene encoding D-glucuronyl C5-epimerase B, with protein MMLLRLNMRVALAALCAGALLIMLYWSRCGDLARRPIGSALSNSLVERSNEDIDCVINGEYSVGCRRDHDEVYLPFSFIRKYFEVYGKISASDGVEKFEWSHSYSKIYHPKKKYDPRGTFTTFENYNVEVRDRVKCISGIEGVPVSTQWEPRGFFYPTQIAQFGLAHYSKNLTEPEPRVRIIDDGDKNLASWTVSSDATLVREYDKALKSNAIRFATTDQVGSQVWCKVNISQDFVLSLDLLLKPNSSLSVVLQNKDKKETVYLHYVTSMQLIYAQDEHIYYGIGVEYKWRRLTRDLIIDMQKGWALLDRPKRKSPRNKFRIASIHLSGVGSAANMRVSSSEHMAHFFAAARWLAGSQRARGGWPVLARRRVAASVPDLRPGWHSAMSQGHGISVLARAYHRSGDAAYLRAARRALALLDVASSAGGVKAMWMDRYVWYEEYPTKPPLFVLNGFIYTLLGLYDLHIIEGDNSASLAKKMFDDGMLSLKTLLPIFDTGSGSFYDLRHFTLGVSPNIARWDYHATHVNQLYLLAGLDPDPILINTAKRWEGYMQGKRAAHN; from the exons ATGATGCTGCTGCGGCTGAACATGCGGGTGGCGCTCGCGGCGCTGTGTGCCGGCGCGCTGCTCATCATGCTGTATTGGAGCCGCTGCGGCGATCTCGCGAGGAGACCAA TTGGTTCAGCGCTCAGCAATAGCCTCGTGGAACGAAGCAATGAGGATATAGACTGTGTGATCAATGGGGAATACTCGGTGGGCTGCCGGCGAGATCACGACGAAGTGTACCTGCCGTTCTCCTTTATACGCAAGTACTTTGAG GTATACGGCAAAATATCGGCTTCAGATGGCGTGGAAAAATTCGAATGGTCGCATAGCTATAGCAAAATATATCACCCGAAAAAGAAATACGATCCTCGCGGCACATTCACTACCTTCGAAAATTATAACGTGGAGGTCAGGGATAGGGTGAAATGCATCAGCGGTATAGAAGGAGTGCCAGTGTCCACACAATGGGAGCCAAGGGGCTTCTTCTATCCAACACAGATAGCCCAGTTCGGCCTTGCCCATTATAGCAAGAACTTGACAGAACCAGAGCCTAGAGTCAGAATTATAGACGATGGGGATAAAAACTTGGCCAGTTGGACAGTTAGCAGCGACGCGACATTGGTTAGAGAATATGATAAAGCATTGAAGTCGAATGCTATAAGATTCGCGACGACGGACCAAGTGGGGAGTCAGGTCTGGTGCAAGGTGAATATAAGCCAGGACTTCGTGCTGAGTTTGGATTTGTTATTGAAGCCGAATTCGTCGCTGTCGGTCGTGTTGCAGAATAAGGATAAGAAAGAAACGGTGTACTTGCACTATGTGACGAGTATGCAGTTGATTTATGCGCAG GACGAGCACATATACTACGGCATCGGCGTTGAATACAAATGGCGGCGGCTCACACGTGACCTCATCATCGACATGCAAAAGGGCTGGGCGCTGCTCGACCGGCCCAAGCGGAAATCTCCTAGGAATAAGTTTAGA ATAGCGAGCATCCACCTGTCCGGTGTTGGCAGCGCTGCCAACATGCGTGTGTCGAGCAGCGAGCACATGGCGCACTTCTTCGCGGCGGCGCGCTGGCTGGCGGGCTCGCAGCGCGCGCGCGGCGGCTGGCCCGTGCTGGCGCGCCGCCGGGTCGCCGCGAGCGTGCCCGACCTGCGACCCGGATG GCACTCAGCAATGAGCCAAGGGCACGGTATCTCAGTGCTAGCCCGTGCGTACCACCGCAGCGGTGACGCAGCGTACCTGCGGGCCGCTAGACGGGCGCTTGCGTTGTTGGACGTGGCCAGTAGTGCGGGCGGTGTGAAGGCTATGTGGATGGATCGATATGTATG GTACGAAGAATACCCCACGAAACCGCCCCTATTCGTACTCAACGGCTTCATATACACGCTGCTCGGGCTCTACGACCTGCACATCATAGAAGGAGACAATTCAGCATCCCTCGCAAAGAAAATGTTCGATGACGGAATGCTATCCCTAAAAACTCTCCTACCCATCTTCGATACAGGCAGCGGGAGTTTCTACGACCTACGCCATTTTACTTTAGGCGTTAGTCCGAATATAGCAAGATGGGATTACCACGCAACTCACGTGAACCAGTTATATTTATTGGCTGGACTCGATCCGGACCCCATTTTGATTAACACGGCTAAAAGATGGGAGGGATACATGCAGGGGAAACGCGCTGCGCACAATTGA
- the LOC123691184 gene encoding uncharacterized protein LOC123691184 isoform X2, which translates to MAREEVRGKRPFKIWDSSRNVRKGLVVTSFEELIHRGKEKLSVAASEPVRLVLESDGTQVEDGEYWRTLPPNTVLLLLRQGERWYPTGVDVIKAAISAIPKIVCETIHALELHDETPSWKIMDNKGRVTVVLHWDQRPQASPAARSPSRQAKPDRRPSLVIQTSLDRPQPPPPHITVVNHDEPGPARGRLSRASSSLDHHVHTAECRAAAPPHAGPHSAHAPPPHQHRPPTDECDFHCCALHEEGRRIAVHKSVATSPIQDSQPRASPQGRPKGHVRFLDAESARRGERDSSESETENTLVEDEAVTSEKFLLLIDQLSVDQKRHLTIKDIGIILERLSSKILDVERLDRESESDDCYNWTIKATIRGDALRELGVIYNGNYYAISEHPGYREENEEAGDEGEEEEEEDRL; encoded by the exons ATGGCCAGAGAG GAGGTTAGAGGAAAGAGGCCTTTCAAGATATGGGACAGCTCTCGTAATGTAAGAAAGGGGTTGGTAGTCACTAGCTTTGAGGAGTTAATACATAGAG GAAAGGAGAAGTTATCGGTAGCAGCGAGTGAGCCCGTGCGGCTGGTGCTTGAGAGCGACGGGACGCAGGTGGAGGACGGCGAGTACTGGCGGACTCTGCCCCCCAACACCgtgctgctgctgctgcggCAGGGCGAGCGATGGTACCCCACTGGAGTCGACGTCATCAAGGCCG CGATATCGGCAATACCAAAAATAGTATGCGAAACGATCCACGCGCTCGAGTTGCACGATGAGACTCCTTCATGGAAGATCATGGACAACAAGGGGCGAGTTACCGTGGTGCTGCACTGGGACCAGCGGCCGCAGGCGTCGCCCGCCGCGCGCTCGCCGAGCCGCCAGGCCAAGCCCGACCGCCGGCCCTCGCTGGTCATCCAGACGTCGCTAGACAGGCCGCAGCCCCCGCCGCCGCACATCACCGTCGTCAACCACGACGAGCCGGGGCCCGCGCGCGGCCGCCTGTCGCGTGCCTCCTCCTCGCTCGACCACCACGTGCACACGGCGGAGtgccgcgccgccgcgcccCCGCACGCCGGCCCGCACTCCGCCCACGCCCCGCCCCCGCACCAGCACAGGCCTCCCACGGACGAGTGCGACTTCCACTGCTGCGCTCTACACGAGGAGGGCCGGCGCATCGCCGTGCACAAAAGCGTAGCTACGTCGCCCATACAAGATTCCCAACCGCGCGCTTCACCACAGGGTCGGCCGAAGGGCCACGTTCGCTTCCTGGACGCTGAATCGGCCCGGCGCGGCGAGCGGGACTCTTCCGAAAGTGAAACGGAAAACACTCTGGTCGAAGACGAGGCTGTGACGTCAGAGAAGTTTCTTCTTCTAATAGATCAGCTCAGCGTCGATCAGAAACGCCATCTCACCATTAAAGATATAGGTATCATATTAGAAAGATTAAGCTCGAAAATATTGGACGTCGAGAGGCTCGACCGCGAATCGGAGTCGGACGATTGTTACAACTGGACGATCAAGGCGACCATACGCGGGGACGCGCTCCGGGAGCTGGGCGTGATATACAACGGCAACTACTACGCGATCAGTGAACACCCGGGCTACCGGGAGGAGAACGAGGAGGCGGGAGACGAGGGCGAGGAGGAAGAGGAAGAGGACAGGCTCTGA
- the LOC123691184 gene encoding uncharacterized protein LOC123691184 isoform X1, with protein sequence MIVEIQEEVRGKRPFKIWDSSRNVRKGLVVTSFEELIHRGKEKLSVAASEPVRLVLESDGTQVEDGEYWRTLPPNTVLLLLRQGERWYPTGVDVIKAAISAIPKIVCETIHALELHDETPSWKIMDNKGRVTVVLHWDQRPQASPAARSPSRQAKPDRRPSLVIQTSLDRPQPPPPHITVVNHDEPGPARGRLSRASSSLDHHVHTAECRAAAPPHAGPHSAHAPPPHQHRPPTDECDFHCCALHEEGRRIAVHKSVATSPIQDSQPRASPQGRPKGHVRFLDAESARRGERDSSESETENTLVEDEAVTSEKFLLLIDQLSVDQKRHLTIKDIGIILERLSSKILDVERLDRESESDDCYNWTIKATIRGDALRELGVIYNGNYYAISEHPGYREENEEAGDEGEEEEEEDRL encoded by the exons ATGATTGTCGAAATACAAGAG GAGGTTAGAGGAAAGAGGCCTTTCAAGATATGGGACAGCTCTCGTAATGTAAGAAAGGGGTTGGTAGTCACTAGCTTTGAGGAGTTAATACATAGAG GAAAGGAGAAGTTATCGGTAGCAGCGAGTGAGCCCGTGCGGCTGGTGCTTGAGAGCGACGGGACGCAGGTGGAGGACGGCGAGTACTGGCGGACTCTGCCCCCCAACACCgtgctgctgctgctgcggCAGGGCGAGCGATGGTACCCCACTGGAGTCGACGTCATCAAGGCCG CGATATCGGCAATACCAAAAATAGTATGCGAAACGATCCACGCGCTCGAGTTGCACGATGAGACTCCTTCATGGAAGATCATGGACAACAAGGGGCGAGTTACCGTGGTGCTGCACTGGGACCAGCGGCCGCAGGCGTCGCCCGCCGCGCGCTCGCCGAGCCGCCAGGCCAAGCCCGACCGCCGGCCCTCGCTGGTCATCCAGACGTCGCTAGACAGGCCGCAGCCCCCGCCGCCGCACATCACCGTCGTCAACCACGACGAGCCGGGGCCCGCGCGCGGCCGCCTGTCGCGTGCCTCCTCCTCGCTCGACCACCACGTGCACACGGCGGAGtgccgcgccgccgcgcccCCGCACGCCGGCCCGCACTCCGCCCACGCCCCGCCCCCGCACCAGCACAGGCCTCCCACGGACGAGTGCGACTTCCACTGCTGCGCTCTACACGAGGAGGGCCGGCGCATCGCCGTGCACAAAAGCGTAGCTACGTCGCCCATACAAGATTCCCAACCGCGCGCTTCACCACAGGGTCGGCCGAAGGGCCACGTTCGCTTCCTGGACGCTGAATCGGCCCGGCGCGGCGAGCGGGACTCTTCCGAAAGTGAAACGGAAAACACTCTGGTCGAAGACGAGGCTGTGACGTCAGAGAAGTTTCTTCTTCTAATAGATCAGCTCAGCGTCGATCAGAAACGCCATCTCACCATTAAAGATATAGGTATCATATTAGAAAGATTAAGCTCGAAAATATTGGACGTCGAGAGGCTCGACCGCGAATCGGAGTCGGACGATTGTTACAACTGGACGATCAAGGCGACCATACGCGGGGACGCGCTCCGGGAGCTGGGCGTGATATACAACGGCAACTACTACGCGATCAGTGAACACCCGGGCTACCGGGAGGAGAACGAGGAGGCGGGAGACGAGGGCGAGGAGGAAGAGGAAGAGGACAGGCTCTGA
- the LOC123691184 gene encoding uncharacterized protein LOC123691184 isoform X3: MCPKEVRGKRPFKIWDSSRNVRKGLVVTSFEELIHRGKEKLSVAASEPVRLVLESDGTQVEDGEYWRTLPPNTVLLLLRQGERWYPTGVDVIKAAISAIPKIVCETIHALELHDETPSWKIMDNKGRVTVVLHWDQRPQASPAARSPSRQAKPDRRPSLVIQTSLDRPQPPPPHITVVNHDEPGPARGRLSRASSSLDHHVHTAECRAAAPPHAGPHSAHAPPPHQHRPPTDECDFHCCALHEEGRRIAVHKSVATSPIQDSQPRASPQGRPKGHVRFLDAESARRGERDSSESETENTLVEDEAVTSEKFLLLIDQLSVDQKRHLTIKDIGIILERLSSKILDVERLDRESESDDCYNWTIKATIRGDALRELGVIYNGNYYAISEHPGYREENEEAGDEGEEEEEEDRL, from the exons atGTGTCCCAAG GAGGTTAGAGGAAAGAGGCCTTTCAAGATATGGGACAGCTCTCGTAATGTAAGAAAGGGGTTGGTAGTCACTAGCTTTGAGGAGTTAATACATAGAG GAAAGGAGAAGTTATCGGTAGCAGCGAGTGAGCCCGTGCGGCTGGTGCTTGAGAGCGACGGGACGCAGGTGGAGGACGGCGAGTACTGGCGGACTCTGCCCCCCAACACCgtgctgctgctgctgcggCAGGGCGAGCGATGGTACCCCACTGGAGTCGACGTCATCAAGGCCG CGATATCGGCAATACCAAAAATAGTATGCGAAACGATCCACGCGCTCGAGTTGCACGATGAGACTCCTTCATGGAAGATCATGGACAACAAGGGGCGAGTTACCGTGGTGCTGCACTGGGACCAGCGGCCGCAGGCGTCGCCCGCCGCGCGCTCGCCGAGCCGCCAGGCCAAGCCCGACCGCCGGCCCTCGCTGGTCATCCAGACGTCGCTAGACAGGCCGCAGCCCCCGCCGCCGCACATCACCGTCGTCAACCACGACGAGCCGGGGCCCGCGCGCGGCCGCCTGTCGCGTGCCTCCTCCTCGCTCGACCACCACGTGCACACGGCGGAGtgccgcgccgccgcgcccCCGCACGCCGGCCCGCACTCCGCCCACGCCCCGCCCCCGCACCAGCACAGGCCTCCCACGGACGAGTGCGACTTCCACTGCTGCGCTCTACACGAGGAGGGCCGGCGCATCGCCGTGCACAAAAGCGTAGCTACGTCGCCCATACAAGATTCCCAACCGCGCGCTTCACCACAGGGTCGGCCGAAGGGCCACGTTCGCTTCCTGGACGCTGAATCGGCCCGGCGCGGCGAGCGGGACTCTTCCGAAAGTGAAACGGAAAACACTCTGGTCGAAGACGAGGCTGTGACGTCAGAGAAGTTTCTTCTTCTAATAGATCAGCTCAGCGTCGATCAGAAACGCCATCTCACCATTAAAGATATAGGTATCATATTAGAAAGATTAAGCTCGAAAATATTGGACGTCGAGAGGCTCGACCGCGAATCGGAGTCGGACGATTGTTACAACTGGACGATCAAGGCGACCATACGCGGGGACGCGCTCCGGGAGCTGGGCGTGATATACAACGGCAACTACTACGCGATCAGTGAACACCCGGGCTACCGGGAGGAGAACGAGGAGGCGGGAGACGAGGGCGAGGAGGAAGAGGAAGAGGACAGGCTCTGA